The Armatimonadota bacterium DNA window GAAACCACCCGGGGGAGACGAGGTACTGCGCGCCGGCCTGCAGGGCCCGCTGCGCCTCCTCGACGGTGACGATGGTGCCCGCCCCCACCCGCAGGTGGGGCGCATAGGTCTCGCTGAGCCAGCCCAGCAGGTCGAAGGCGCCCCGTTCCACCGTGACCTCGACGAAGCGGACCCCGGCGCGGAGGAGCGCATCGACGATGGTCGCCACGCCGCCCCGGTCGAAACCCCGCAGGATGGCCAGCAGCCCGTCGGCCAGCAGTTCCTCCCGCAGCACGGCCGCCGTCGGCCGGTCCGCTCCGGTCAGCGGGGCGCCTCCTCGGGCACGATGCCGTGACGCCGGAGGAAACTGGTCCACGCGTCGGCCACGGCGTCGACGATCTGCTGGAGCCATCGCTCGCCCTTCTCCCGGCTGGCCCGGGTGGCGTCGCCGAACACCCCTGTCTGTGCCAGATCCCCCATGCTGGTGACCGTCTTCCCATAGTCGGGGGGAATCGGAGGGTAGTCGCGGACCGCCCGATCCAGGTGGACCAGGTCCGGGCGCACCGCAAGCATCAAGGAGGTCTCGACCTCCTCGGCGTGTAGCTCGTACGCCCCCAGCCAGAGCGGGCTCTCCGCTTCCTGGACCGCCTGCCCCCACCCCAGGCAGGTGCCGTAGAGGACGGCCACGCGGGAGCTGTCGGCCAGGTCGCGCACGACGTACTTCAGCGGCGCCTGGTTCGCGCCGTGCCCGCTCAGGATGAGCATGGCCCGCACCCCCCCGCGCTCCAGACTCCGAACGATATCCTCGATCAGCCGGGCGAAGGTGGCGGTGCCGATCCAGGGCGAGCCGGGGAAGGTCCGCCAGACCCAGGAGTAGGTGATGGGCAGAGCCGGCAGCAGGTACCCCGCTGTGCGCTCGGCCACGCGGCGGCAGATCGCCTCCGCCAGGATCGTGTCGGTGGCCTGCGGCAGGTGCGGTCCGTGCTGCTCGGTGGCGCCCAGCGGGAGGATGGCCGCCGGCACGCGCGCCAGGTAGGCTCGGGCCTCCTCCCAGGTGGCGGTGGCGGCGTCGAGGAAGCGCGGCGTCATGGACGTTCCTGTGTGGAGGAGGACGGCGGGGTGGTCGACGGCTGCGTCTCCCCCCGGGCGTAGACGGCATGGGCCGTCTCCAGGTCGGCGCGGTACGCCGGCACCGTCCGCCACCACAGGTCCGAGAGCGACAGCCCCGTGAGCGTCCCGGGGGCGAGGGCCGCCAGGAAGATGGCCGGCTCGTGGAGGACCTCCGGCGGGTCGAGATCGGTCCGCGCCTCCGCAGGCAGGTGGGCGAAGAAGCCCGTATCCAGCTTCGTGAACGGACAGAGGCTGTTCACGTTGATACGGTGCGGGCGGAGTTCCTTGGCCAGCACATCGGTGAGCGCCTCCAGGGCGGCCTTGGAGGCGCAGTAGGCGGCGTCGCCCGCTTGGCCCATCCGCCACCAGCCGAGCAGGGAAGTGACGTTGATGATGTTCCCCCGCCGCCGGGCGCGCATGGAGGGAATCACGGCCTGGGCGCACAGGAAGGCCCCGGTGACGTTCACCCGCAGGATCCGCTCCCAGACCGCCAGGGGCAGGTCGCTGACCTGGCGGTGCTCCGAGTCCGTGACGCCCGCGTTGTTCACCAGGACGTCGATGGGGCCCAGGGTCTCCTCGGTCCGCCGGACGGCCCGGCGCACCTGCTCGGGGTCGGTGACGTCGGCGGCCAGGCCCAGGGCGACGCCGCCGCGCGCAGCAATCGCGGAGGCCGTGGCCTCCGCGCCGTCACCGCGCAGGTCCACGCCGGCCACCCGGGCCCCTTCGGCGGCGAACGCCAGTGCCAGGGAGCGTCCGATCCCGCTGGCCGTGCCGGTGATGAGGGCGACCTTCCCGGCCAGCCGTCCCGTCATCGTCTCACCGCCCCTCCGTCCGGTCCCCCGCCGTGCCGCCGTTCCTCATTGGACGGCCCCCAGCGTCAGCCCCTGCGTGATGTGGCGCTGGACGAGGAAGACCAGCCCAAACGCCGGGGCCATGGCGCCGGACGAGACCGCGCAGATCAGCGGCCAGTCGAAGGACATGGTCCCCGCCAGCGAGGCCACCAGCGCCGGCACGGTCTGGGCCTCGGTCGACGTAAGGATGAAGGCCAGGACGAACTCGTTCCACGAGAAGACGAAGATGAGGATCGCCACCGCCACGACCATGGGGAGCGCCGGAGGGATGACGGCGAAGCGCAGGACCTGCCATCGGGTCGCCCCGTCGACCAGAGCCGCCTCCTCCAGCTCCGGCGGCAGGTGTTCGAAGTACCGCATGAGCAGCCAGATGGCAAAGGGCAGGTTGAAGGCCAGGTGGGCCAGGGTGACGGCCAGCCGGGTGTCCAGCAACCCCAGGAGGCGCATCATCGTGTAGACGGGGACGACGACCCCGAAGGCCGGAGCCATGCGGGTGGAGAGGACCCAGAAGGCCAGGCGCTCCTTGCCCGGCCCCCGCAGCCGCGCCAGCGCGTAGGCCGTCGGCAACGCCAGCCCTAGGGCCACGACGATGTTGCTGGTCGCCACGAGGACGCTGGTGCCGAACGGCTGGAGGATCCCGGCGGTGAAGACCTTCTCCCACGCGTCCCAGGTCGGGGAGAAGAGCAGGCGCGGCGGCACGGCCAGCGCGTCCTGCCGGGTCTTGAACGACGAGAGCCACAGCCAGAGGAGCGGGAAGAGGATGAAGATCAGGTAGCCGACCAGGAAGGCGTAGAGGCCGAGGCGGGCCGCCTGGCGCTGAATCTGTGCGGCGACGTCGGCCGCGGCCTGGCGGGGCAGGGAGAGCACTGCGGCGCGTCCGGCGCCGGCGGGATCAGACCGCATCGCGGGTCCGCTGGATGAGGGCACTGGCCCCCGCGACCGTGAGGAGCATCATGAACACCGCCAGCGCGGCCGCCTGGCCCAGGTCGAAGTAGGTGAAGCCGATCTTCCACCCCAGGATGGTCAGCGTCTGCGTGGCGGTGCCCGGACCGCCCTGCGTCATGACGAAGATGACGTCGAAGGTGTTGAGGGCATCCAGCACGCGCAGGATGAGCGCGACCACCAGCACGCCGCGCAGCAGCGGGAGGGTGATCAGGCGCAGCGTTGTCCAGAAGCCCGCCCCGTCGATCCGGGCGGCCTCGTAGAGGAACGGGGGGATGGCCTGCAGCCCGGCCAGCAGAATGAGGAACATGAAGGAGGTCTTGCTCCAGATGTCCGCCACGACCACGGCCGCCATGGCCAGGCGTGGCGTGCCCAGGGGCGCCACCCCGATCCCCAGGCGGGGGAGGAGGAAGGCCCCGATGACGCCCACGTCGCTGCTGAAGAGGAACTTCCAGGCGAACCCGGCCACCACGGGCGGGACGATCAGCGGCAGCGTCAAGAGCGTGCGCATCAGCCCGCGCCCCCGCAGCGCCTCGGTGAGCGCCAGCGCCAGGGCCAGCCCCAAGCCAAGGCTGATCGCGGTCGAGGCGGTGACGAAGATCAACGTCGTCACGAGCGCCTCCCGGAAGCCGGGCGAGCGCAGGAGCAGCCGGAAGTTGTCCAGCCCCACGAACCCTCCGGGGGCCTGCACCTGGAGCCCCTGGGTGCTCATCCACAGCAGGTAGAGCCCCGGGAAGAGCGTGACCGCCGCGAGGGCCAGGATGCCCGGGGCCAGCAGGGGGAGCCACTCTCGCTCCGGGGCGCGGTGGAGGGCGGCCGGCTGTACGCTCATCGCATCCTCCAGGGCCGCCGGCGGGGGCGGGGAGCGCTCCCCGCCCCCCCGTGTCCTAGCGGTAGTACCCCGCCCGGAACATGCGCTCGAGGGCGAAGGTCTGGAGGTCGGCCAGCACGTCGTCGATCTTCGCCCCGGCGATGGCCCGCGACGCCGCCGTGCCGATCTTATCCATGAACTCGTTGAGCTCGGGGAAGTAGGGGAAGTAGAAGGGGTCCGACTTGAGGATGGCGTCCTCCCACACCTTCAACTCCTCTCGCCCCCACGTCTCTACGAGGGTCGGGCTGTACATCAGCGACGGCATGGTCACCCACGGGAACTTGGTCCGCCTGGAGAACTCCTCCATCGCCTTCTTGCCGGTCAGGTAGGCCAGGGTCTGCCAGGCCTCCTCCTTGTTGCGCGAGAAGCGGCTGAGCCCCAGCGAGAAGGTCCAGAAGGACTGGATCATCTTCCCCGACGGCCCGATGGGCGAGGGGGCCAGGCGGCTCTCCGTCCGCACCTCCGGGATCTTGCTGCCCAGGCGCGCCGGGTAGGCGTTGATGGCCGAGGGGAGCATGACGGCGGCCTTGCCCTGGTCCCAGAGGTTGAGCATGTCCACCCAGGTGTGCGTGGAGGCGGCCGGCGAGCCGTAGTTCCGCAGCAGGGTGACGAAGGCCGTGAAGCCCGGCTTGAAGTCGCCGGTGAAGATCGGCTTGGCCTTCCGGCGGCGGATCTCGGCCGCCGTGCGCGGTCCGCCCTCGAACCAGGCGGGGTAGCCGGCGTAGGCGTAGACGAAGCCGAGCAGGTCGAGGCTGGGTTCCTCCCCGGGGGCCCCGCGCATCGTCAGCGGGAACATGTCCACCTTCTCCTGCTGGAAGCGCTCCTTGAGCGTGCGCAGCGTGGCCTCGAGCTGCTGGGTCGTGCGGGGCGGCGTCAGGCCGTAGCGGCGGAAGATGTCCCGACGGTACATCAGGCCGGGGCCGAACGAGTAGTAGGGGAGGCCGTAGAGCACGCCGTCGACGCGGTTGGCCTCGAGGTACTTGGGGTAGATGTCCTTCAGGCTGACGTACTTCGACGGGCTGCGGCGCATCCACCGTTCCAGGTCTTCCAGCAGCCCGGCATACCCGTAGGTCTGCACCGCACCGTCGCTGCCCAGCAGGACGACGTCGTAGCGACCGGTTCGCGACATCAGGTCCGTCAGGACCTTCTGGCGGACGGCCAGCTCGTCGCCCCACTCGATCTGGATGGTGGCGCCGACCTCCCGCTCCAGGGCGCGGAGCGCCTCGGTGCGTTCGGTCCCCTTCGGCCCGAAGAGCTCGGGCCAGGCGAAGCCCTGGGCGAAGGCAATCACGCGGACGGTCTTCGTACGCTGCAGCGCGATGGCCGGCCACCGGTGGGCGGTGCTCACGCCGGCCAGGGCGCCGGCCACGCCGGCGCCGACCTTCAGGAATGTGCGGCGGGTGACCTTCCCGCCTCCGTGTGCCTCCTCGACCCTCTCGTCATGCGACACCGTTCTCCCCTCCCTTCCTGGTCCGGTCGTGATCGTGCGGCCCCCGCCTGCGCGGGGGGAGCGCCGGAGGCATCACTCTGTGCCGGATCGCACCATGGCGGGGCCACCCGGCGCCGGAGCTGCCGCGGCGAGGGTCGCCAGCCCGTGGGCGGTCTCGCGGAGCCGGTGGTAGAGACCCCGGTAAAGGCCATAGACGCGGTCGTAGGCTTGCTGCGCCTGCGGATCGGGTGCGACGAGACCCTGGAAGTGCACCATGGCGCCACAGGCGGCGGCGAAGTCCCGGTGGACGCCTGTGGCCACGGCGGCGATGATCGTCGCCCCCAGGGCTGAGGCATCGTGCTCGGCCAACAGCTCCATCGGCGTTCCCAGCACGTCGGCCAGCACCCGCGCCCACAGCGGGCTGCGAGCACCGCCTCCGCCCAGCCGGATGTGCGTGGCGCGCTGTCCCAGCTCGGCGAACTGCTCGAACGCTTCCCGGAAGTTGAATGCCACCCCCTCCAGCACGGCGCGGGTGACCTCTCGCCGCCCGTGGGTGGAGGTGGCGCCCACCAGGGCGGCACGGGCATGCGGGTCGGCGTGGGGCGTGGCCGCGCCGTCGAGGAAGGGCAGGAAGAGCAACCCGCCGCTCCCCGGGGGGACCTCCGCCGCCTCGGTCAGGAGGTGGTCCAGCTCGCCCCCGATCAGCCCGGCCAGCCAGGTGAGGCAGTGGCCGGCGGTCATGACCAGCCCGTGCCAGAAGTAGGCTCCCGGCAGCGGGGCGGCCATGGCCCAGACGCCGTCCGCCGTGGTGATGGGGATGCCGGCCATGGCCAGGGCGATCTGTCCCGCCGTCCCGACCATGATGCACCCTACCCCCGGGCTGATGACCCCGGTCCCCGCCGTGATCGCGGCCATGTCTCCTGCACCGGCCACGACGGGCACGCCGGGAGGTAGCCCCAGCACCTGGGCCTGGG harbors:
- a CDS encoding carbohydrate ABC transporter permease, with product MRSDPAGAGRAAVLSLPRQAAADVAAQIQRQAARLGLYAFLVGYLIFILFPLLWLWLSSFKTRQDALAVPPRLLFSPTWDAWEKVFTAGILQPFGTSVLVATSNIVVALGLALPTAYALARLRGPGKERLAFWVLSTRMAPAFGVVVPVYTMMRLLGLLDTRLAVTLAHLAFNLPFAIWLLMRYFEHLPPELEEAALVDGATRWQVLRFAVIPPALPMVVAVAILIFVFSWNEFVLAFILTSTEAQTVPALVASLAGTMSFDWPLICAVSSGAMAPAFGLVFLVQRHITQGLTLGAVQ
- a CDS encoding bifunctional 4-hydroxy-2-oxoglutarate aldolase/2-dehydro-3-deoxy-phosphogluconate aldolase is translated as MLREELLADGLLAILRGFDRGGVATIVDALLRAGVRFVEVTVERGAFDLLGWLSETYAPHLRVGAGTIVTVEEAQRALQAGAQYLVSPGWFPDVAEEARRADALYLPGVTTPTEVGLALRSGIDLQKLFPAGLLGPDYLRALLGPYPQLRAVAVGNMTLDRIAPMVRAGAVGVALG
- a CDS encoding sugar ABC transporter permease, coding for MSVQPAALHRAPEREWLPLLAPGILALAAVTLFPGLYLLWMSTQGLQVQAPGGFVGLDNFRLLLRSPGFREALVTTLIFVTASTAISLGLGLALALALTEALRGRGLMRTLLTLPLIVPPVVAGFAWKFLFSSDVGVIGAFLLPRLGIGVAPLGTPRLAMAAVVVADIWSKTSFMFLILLAGLQAIPPFLYEAARIDGAGFWTTLRLITLPLLRGVLVVALILRVLDALNTFDVIFVMTQGGPGTATQTLTILGWKIGFTYFDLGQAAALAVFMMLLTVAGASALIQRTRDAV
- a CDS encoding creatininase family protein, translated to MTPRFLDAATATWEEARAYLARVPAAILPLGATEQHGPHLPQATDTILAEAICRRVAERTAGYLLPALPITYSWVWRTFPGSPWIGTATFARLIEDIVRSLERGGVRAMLILSGHGANQAPLKYVVRDLADSSRVAVLYGTCLGWGQAVQEAESPLWLGAYELHAEEVETSLMLAVRPDLVHLDRAVRDYPPIPPDYGKTVTSMGDLAQTGVFGDATRASREKGERWLQQIVDAVADAWTSFLRRHGIVPEEAPR
- the xylB gene encoding xylulokinase; this translates as MSAEATDTFLLGIDLGTSAVKVLAVTPRGEIRGRAARPYTVTWLAEGRAEQDPETWWQATVEAVREALARASAGSRGRVSVAAIGLAGQVNGVVLLDSRGQVLRPAIIWLDRRAAEEAEEINARAGDLLAQGALGRAGPIHTAAKLLWLLRHEPGTIDQTRVVLAPKDFLAYRLTGRAATDVTDAAATLMLDLHRRAWHAALLHRLGLPAHLLPEVVESPTVIGPLVDAQAQVLGLPPGVPVVAGAGDMAAITAGTGVISPGVGCIMVGTAGQIALAMAGIPITTADGVWAMAAPLPGAYFWHGLVMTAGHCLTWLAGLIGGELDHLLTEAAEVPPGSGGLLFLPFLDGAATPHADPHARAALVGATSTHGRREVTRAVLEGVAFNFREAFEQFAELGQRATHIRLGGGGARSPLWARVLADVLGTPMELLAEHDASALGATIIAAVATGVHRDFAAACGAMVHFQGLVAPDPQAQQAYDRVYGLYRGLYHRLRETAHGLATLAAAAPAPGGPAMVRSGTE
- a CDS encoding SDR family oxidoreductase — protein: MTGRLAGKVALITGTASGIGRSLALAFAAEGARVAGVDLRGDGAEATASAIAARGGVALGLAADVTDPEQVRRAVRRTEETLGPIDVLVNNAGVTDSEHRQVSDLPLAVWERILRVNVTGAFLCAQAVIPSMRARRRGNIINVTSLLGWWRMGQAGDAAYCASKAALEALTDVLAKELRPHRINVNSLCPFTKLDTGFFAHLPAEARTDLDPPEVLHEPAIFLAALAPGTLTGLSLSDLWWRTVPAYRADLETAHAVYARGETQPSTTPPSSSTQERP
- a CDS encoding extracellular solute-binding protein; protein product: MSHDERVEEAHGGGKVTRRTFLKVGAGVAGALAGVSTAHRWPAIALQRTKTVRVIAFAQGFAWPELFGPKGTERTEALRALEREVGATIQIEWGDELAVRQKVLTDLMSRTGRYDVVLLGSDGAVQTYGYAGLLEDLERWMRRSPSKYVSLKDIYPKYLEANRVDGVLYGLPYYSFGPGLMYRRDIFRRYGLTPPRTTQQLEATLRTLKERFQQEKVDMFPLTMRGAPGEEPSLDLLGFVYAYAGYPAWFEGGPRTAAEIRRRKAKPIFTGDFKPGFTAFVTLLRNYGSPAASTHTWVDMLNLWDQGKAAVMLPSAINAYPARLGSKIPEVRTESRLAPSPIGPSGKMIQSFWTFSLGLSRFSRNKEEAWQTLAYLTGKKAMEEFSRRTKFPWVTMPSLMYSPTLVETWGREELKVWEDAILKSDPFYFPYFPELNEFMDKIGTAASRAIAGAKIDDVLADLQTFALERMFRAGYYR